One Campylobacter sputorum genomic window, TTGTTAGAAAATGAAATTCTTGAATTACTAGGCAAAGAAATTCTACCATCAGAATATGAATCATACATAAAACAACTTAAATTTAGTGAAAAACTTTCAATAGATGGTAATATTGTTTATTTGGCACCAAATGCATTAGTTTCAAAATACATACAAACAAAATATACAGACAAAATTTCTTATCTTTTTGAGTTAAAAACAGGTAAAAAACCTAAAATTATAATCTCAACACCAAATAAAAATTTAGTAACAAAAACTCAAAGAGTTGAAATAAAAAATGTAAAAAAACAGAGTTCACCACTAAATCCAAATTTTACATTTGATAACTTCATAATTGGTAATTCAAATCAATATGCCTATTTTAGTGCAATTACAGCTTCTAAAAACCCTGGAGATTCAAACTGCAATCCTTTGTTTATTTATGGTTCAACTGGACTTGGTAAAACTCATCTTTTACAATCCATCGGTAATCACTGTTTAAAAAATAATAAAATAGTGATATATGTAACAAGTGAAAATTTTATAACAGATTTTGTTTATAACCTTCATAATAAAACTATGAATAAATTTCGTGATAAATATAGAAATTGTGATGTTTTGCTCATAGATGATGTTCAATTTTTAGGAAGAACAGATCAAATTCAAGATGAATTTTTTCACACTTTTAACGAACTTCACTCTAAAAATGGTCAAATTGCAATGACTTCAGATAGACCACCAAAAATGCTTAAAAATTTTACTGATAGATTAAAATCAAGATTTGAATCTCGTTTAATAGCAGATATTACGCCGCCTGAGCTTGATACAAAAATCGCCATAATAAAGAAAAAATGCGAATTTGATGGAATTTCTTTAAATAACGATGTAATAAATTATATAGCAACAAATATGGGTGATAATATAAGAGAAATAGAAAGTGCTATAATAAATTTAAACGCATATGCAAAAATGCTTCATCAAGATATAAATTTAGAATTTGCAAAAAACCTTATGCGTGATCAAATAAAAGAAAAACAAGAAAACATAACTCTTGAAAATATTATAAATTTAATATCAAAAGAATTAAACATAAAACCAAGTGATATTAAAAGCAAAAGTAGACAAAAAAATATAGTAGAAGCAAGAAGAATAGGCATATATCTAGCAAAAAAACATACACAAAACTCTATGCCACAACTTGCAAGTTTTTTTGGAATGAAAGATCACAGTGCAGTTAGTCATAACATTAAAAAGATAAATGAGATAATACAAAATGATGAGTATTTTAAAATAAGATTAAATGAACTAGAAAATAAACTATTAACTAAAGAAAACTAAATGAAATTTGTGAAAAGATGTGAAAATAAAATATTTTTAATTCAACAAAAAAACAGCGTAAACTTGGATAGTTTCTTAACTATTCACTTTTTAAACAATACTAATAATAATACTAATAAACATATAAAAAAGGGGAAAAGATGAGAGTAAAAATAAATAAAAATTCTCTTGAATCAATAGTTACAAATACTAAAACATATCTTGAAAAAAAAGATATAAGTTCTATAACTTCACATATATTTTTATCAGCAAATAATGGTGTTTTAAATGTTAAAGCAACTGATTATGAAATAGGATTAACATATAAACAAAAAAATTTAACTATAATTGATGAAGGTGAAGCAACTGCAAATGGTAGAAAACTACTAAGCATTATTAGTAGTTTAAAAGATGGAGATGTTACACTTGAAACTGTTCAAAATTATTTATATATTAAACAAAATAATTCAAAATATAAACTTCCTATGTTTAAAGCTGAAGATTTTCCTAAATTCCCCGATATCCAAAATAAAAATAAATTTGAAATAGATTCATCAATACTAAGTAGAAGTCTTAAAAAAATAGTTCCTTGTGTAGATACAAATAACCATAAATTTGAACTAAATGGTGCATTAGTAGATATAAAAAATGATCACATAAATTTAGTTGGAACTGACACTAGAAGACTTGGAATTTATAGAATTGATACACAAACAGACAAAGAATTTTCTATAATAATACCTAAAAAAGCAATACTAGAAATTCAAAAGCTATTTTATGATAAAATAGAAATTTATTACGATGAAAATACATTAATAGCAGTTTCTGATAATTTTGAATTTTTTACAAAACTTATAAATGGAAAATTCCCTGATTATGCAAGAGTTGTTCCAAAAGAGATAAAAACTAGAATTAGATTAAATCGTGATATGATGATAGAAGGAATGAAAACTATTTCAATTCTTAGTGAGCAGATGAAACTTACTTTTGCACCAAATGAAATAGTATTTGAAAGTATTATAGAAGACAATAGTGAAGCTAGAACTTCGATAGAATTTCAAACAGGAGTTAGTGAAAATATAAGTATTTGTTTGAAAAATAGATATTTACTAGATTTTTTAGGAAGTATAGAAGAAAGTGAATTTGATATAGAATTAAATTCGCAAGAAACAGCATTTTTAGTAGTTTGTGGAAATTTAAAAACAGTAATTATGCCAATTGTATCATAAAAACGGAGAAAATATGGAATATAGTGCAGAAAATATAAAAGTTTTAAAAGGTTTAGAAGCAGTTAGAAAACGACCTGGAATGTATATTGGTGATACAAATATAAATGGTCTTCATCACCTTATATACGAAGTTGTTGATAACTCTATAGATGAATCAATGGCTGGTTATTGTGATCAAATAGATGTAGAAATTACAACCGATGGACACGCTATTATCAGCGATAATGGTCGTGGAATTCCAGTTGATATTCATCCAACTGAAAAAATACCAGCTGCAACTGTTGTTTTAACAGTTCTTCATGCTGGTGGTAAATTTGATAAAAACACATATAAAGTTAGTGGTGGATTACACGGAGTTGGAGTTAGTGTTGTAAATGCACTTTCTATTAAATTTATCGTTACAATTTATAAAAATGGAAAAATTCACAGACAAGAGTTCTCAAAAGGTATTCCTACAACTGATTTAGAAATTATAGGAGAGACTAAAAAAACTGGAACAACAGTTGAGTTTATACCAGATAGTGAAATATTTGAAATAACTGATTTTAATTTTGATACTTTATCAACTAGATTTAAAGAACTTGCATATTTAAATTCAAAAATAATTATAAATTTTAAAGATAATAGAGTTGGAAAACATGAAAGTTATCATTTTGATGGTGGGTTAGAAAGTTTTGTAAATGATTTAAACAAAACAAATCCAGTTTGCAAAGCACTATCTTTTAGTGATTTTTCAGAAGATGTAGTTGTTGATGTAGCACTTATGTATAATGAAAGTTATTCAGAAAATGTTCTTAGCTTTGTAAATAATATCCATACCCCAGATGGCGGAACTCATGAGGCTGGATTTAGAGCAGGTTTAACAAGAGCTATTACAAATTATATTTCATCAAATGCATCAGCAAGAGAAAAAGATACAAAAATAAGTGGTGAAGATGTCAGAGAAGGTCTTATAGCTGTTGTTAGTGTAAAAGTTCCTGAACCACAATTTGAAGGTCAAACTAAAGGAAAACTCGGCTCAAGTTATGTAAAACCAATAGTTCAAAAAATAACTTTTGATACGCTTTGTAAATTTTTTGAAGAAAATCCTATAGAAGCAAAAGCTATAATGAATAAAGCTTTACTTGCTGCAAGAGGAAGAGAGGCTGCAAAAAGAGCAAGAGATTTAACTAGAAAAAAAGAGAACTTTTCTGTTGGAACACTTCCTGGAAAACTTGCTGATTGTCAAAGTAAAGAAGCTGAAATTTGTGAGCTTTATTTAGTTGAGGGAGATAGTGCTGGAGGATCTGCAAAACAAGGTAGAAATAGAGTTTTTCAAGCCATCTTACCTTTAAGAGGTAAAATTTTAAATGTTGAAAAAGCAGGACTTGAAAAAATTTTAAAAAGTGAAGAGATAAAAAATATGATTACAGCCTTAGGTTGTGGTATAGGAAATGAATTTGATGAAGAAAAATTAAGATATCATAAGATTATAATTATGACAGATGCTGATGTTGATGGAAGTCATATACAAACTCTTCTTTTAACA contains:
- the dnaA gene encoding chromosomal replication initiator protein DnaA; this encodes MLENEILELLGKEILPSEYESYIKQLKFSEKLSIDGNIVYLAPNALVSKYIQTKYTDKISYLFELKTGKKPKIIISTPNKNLVTKTQRVEIKNVKKQSSPLNPNFTFDNFIIGNSNQYAYFSAITASKNPGDSNCNPLFIYGSTGLGKTHLLQSIGNHCLKNNKIVIYVTSENFITDFVYNLHNKTMNKFRDKYRNCDVLLIDDVQFLGRTDQIQDEFFHTFNELHSKNGQIAMTSDRPPKMLKNFTDRLKSRFESRLIADITPPELDTKIAIIKKKCEFDGISLNNDVINYIATNMGDNIREIESAIINLNAYAKMLHQDINLEFAKNLMRDQIKEKQENITLENIINLISKELNIKPSDIKSKSRQKNIVEARRIGIYLAKKHTQNSMPQLASFFGMKDHSAVSHNIKKINEIIQNDEYFKIRLNELENKLLTKEN
- the dnaN gene encoding DNA polymerase III subunit beta, translating into MRVKINKNSLESIVTNTKTYLEKKDISSITSHIFLSANNGVLNVKATDYEIGLTYKQKNLTIIDEGEATANGRKLLSIISSLKDGDVTLETVQNYLYIKQNNSKYKLPMFKAEDFPKFPDIQNKNKFEIDSSILSRSLKKIVPCVDTNNHKFELNGALVDIKNDHINLVGTDTRRLGIYRIDTQTDKEFSIIIPKKAILEIQKLFYDKIEIYYDENTLIAVSDNFEFFTKLINGKFPDYARVVPKEIKTRIRLNRDMMIEGMKTISILSEQMKLTFAPNEIVFESIIEDNSEARTSIEFQTGVSENISICLKNRYLLDFLGSIEESEFDIELNSQETAFLVVCGNLKTVIMPIVS
- the gyrB gene encoding DNA topoisomerase (ATP-hydrolyzing) subunit B, encoding MEYSAENIKVLKGLEAVRKRPGMYIGDTNINGLHHLIYEVVDNSIDESMAGYCDQIDVEITTDGHAIISDNGRGIPVDIHPTEKIPAATVVLTVLHAGGKFDKNTYKVSGGLHGVGVSVVNALSIKFIVTIYKNGKIHRQEFSKGIPTTDLEIIGETKKTGTTVEFIPDSEIFEITDFNFDTLSTRFKELAYLNSKIIINFKDNRVGKHESYHFDGGLESFVNDLNKTNPVCKALSFSDFSEDVVVDVALMYNESYSENVLSFVNNIHTPDGGTHEAGFRAGLTRAITNYISSNASAREKDTKISGEDVREGLIAVVSVKVPEPQFEGQTKGKLGSSYVKPIVQKITFDTLCKFFEENPIEAKAIMNKALLAARGREAAKRARDLTRKKENFSVGTLPGKLADCQSKEAEICELYLVEGDSAGGSAKQGRNRVFQAILPLRGKILNVEKAGLEKILKSEEIKNMITALGCGIGNEFDEEKLRYHKIIIMTDADVDGSHIQTLLLTFFFRFLNPVIKNGYIYLAQPPLYRYKKGKKEIYLKDEKALNEFLIENGIENISFEGVGNNDLIEFLKIVAVYRSYLKELEKRFNILKALRFLIENDEIIGKSYDEIFKLISEEIAKNGHNILNSNIKDDEIRIYAQTTDGLQELVINDKLFSNPLFSSSTQIYKKIKDYDINLGKDILEILDDVEKNAKKGAYIQRYKGLGEMNPEQLWETTMDPENRRLIKISVDDAQSASETFNLFMGDEVEPRRNYIEEHAKDVKQLDV